The segment GGCCACCAGGCTCGCCACGAGCCTCCtgctcctctcttccttctgccaCACGGCTCTTCCTCCCGTGCTTCTGCCCTGGCCCCACCTTCGTGGGGCCTCCCTCTCCTCAGAGCATCCCTCACTGCCACCACAGCAGGTGTGGGCCCTTCTCCTGAGATCCGGTAGATTCTGGAAGCAGGAGCCCCAGGCCGGGTGGTTGGGGCTACAGACTCCCACCCACGGACAAGCTCAGCTCTCCTGAAGCAGCCACTTCTTTCTCTCCGGTCTGTGAACTGCTCAGGGCTACTGTGCAGTGCTCCCCGTTCTTCCCCGACCCTCCCCTCTTCGAAGGAAAGCATGAAGCTGTCACCTCGTCACCCCTGGCCAAGGGCTGGCttctccctgctctgccctgagAGACGGGGGTGCAGGACTGCCCACCCTCCTCACCCCGCTGTGCTCCCCAGGCCAGCTCTAACGCTCCCTCTTCTAGCACCGCTGTCTCTGGGGCACCCTCCTGCTGTCCTCTCTGGTCTCAGGGTCCATCTGCCAGGGGGGCGCTCCCGTGGGTGGGACACCATGCCCCCGCCTGATGCCCGCCTCTGCCCTCTTCGCAGACCTCACGTGGTGGGCAGCGGTGGCAACGACAAAGAGAAGGAAGACTTTCGGGAGGCCAAGCCCCGCTCACTGCGCTTCACGTGGAGCATGAAGACCACGAGCTCCATGGAGCCCAACGAGATGATGCGGGAGATCCGCAAGGTGCTGGACGCCAACAGCTGCCAGAGCGAGCTGCACGAGAAGTACATGCTGCTGTGCATGCACGGCACGCCTGGCCACGAGAGCTTCGTGCAGTGGGAGATGGAGGTGTGCAAACTGCCGCGCCTGTCTCTCAACGGCGTTCGGTTTAAGCGGATATCAGGCACCTCCATGGCCTTCAAAAACATTGCCTCCAAAATAGCCAACGAGCTTAAGCTTTAATAGGCTGCCAGGAGTGGGGGGCGCGGAGGCGGCCAGCTGGACTTCACTGCTGGGCCGGCGCTCCGCCCGCCCGGGCCAGACTGCAGAGATGGGTCGGTGTGTCTCCCCTGCTGGCACTTCCCCTCCCCGCCCTTCTCAGTTTTTTCTTCCATGTTTGTGGGGGATGGGAGATggttctctccccctccccacagttACCCTGCCCATATagccccccttccctcctctctcccacagGAGgcaaaggaaggggagggagggggtgggggggcagggctcCCCCTCGGTACTGCGGTTGCACAGAGTATTTCGCCTAAACCAAGAAATTTTttattaccaaaaagaaaaaagaaaaaaaaaaatttcccagcgGCCACCTTTCCTCCCTGCCCCATTGGGACAGTCGAGACTGGATCTGTGGGGTTTCCCGGGAGGGTGGCTCAGGGCTGGAACACTCTCAGGCAAGAGTGGTGGAGTTCCCTGTCAGGCCCTCCGCCAGGCCCACTTTGggcttctcccctctcctctccttcccctccaagCAAACCACCAGAGGTGGCCTTCCCCTGACCTCAGGCCCCTGGGCTGGAGGCCTGGGcggctgggggctggggcgggggtgcCGCGCAGCCCAGAAGCGGGGGGCTGGCGGCGGCCTGGGGCTGGCAGGCTAGGCACGGGGCTCGGCCTCCCTCCACACTGTATCCTCTGCCCCTCCTTTCCCAGAGGCTGGGCATTTCCTTCCACAAGCTGCTGTGGGGACATTTGTTCCCCTCCTCAAAAAGTCTGTGCCATCTTCTCCCATCCCCTCCTGGGTAGAAGGCGGGGCtgaccccagggctgggaggggaggggaccgCAGGGCAGATGGGCTCGCTGGCCCCCGGGGGCTGCCCGGGCTGCTAGTCTCCGGAATAGGGACGATGGCATCCTCCTTTCTGGGAGAGCCTTTGTCTGAAAGCACAGCCCCCTCACCGGTCCTCTCCCTGCTGCCCCTCGTCATTGGCATTAATCTGGGCACCAGCTAGTTCCATAGCAGTGACTTCCCTCACCACTCATCTCTCGGCCTTGCCTTCTCTTCCTCACACTGTCGCCCCTCCTCTCAGGAGACACTGCCCCGGGCCTCCAGGGCCGCCTGGCCAAGGCTGCGGAGGGCAGCGGGGCCGGGAGCCTCTGCCTCCACGGGGTTGGGGGGCAAATAGGCCAAGGGCCTCCCAGCTCGCTGACCTCCGCAGCCAGTGTGGGAGTGGCTGGTTATGGGCGCTTGGCTGGTGGCAGCCGCTGCATCCCTTAATTTATTTCTCTGCTGTTTCTGTTCTTGAGAAATTGGGGGAGGGGGTCCTAAACAGAGGCTGCCTCTACCCTCACCTGAGTTGTACATTTTTTgtgatgggttttattttttattttattattttatttttttttttttgatttatgaTGACTCCACCCCTACTCATCACCCCACTCCCAGGCCTGGCTCCATGGCAAGTCGAGCCCTTGGGTCCCAGGAAGGGGCCTCGCCAACCTCAGCCCTCCCGCCCCAAGCCCTGACCGTGGGCTCCGGCTCCTACCAAgggctccccctccctccttccctcccccttcctgcCCTATGGAACAGCCCGGGTGCTCCCAGGGGCCCGGAGGGCAAGGCTTGGCTCCCAAAGGGGGTGGTGGCCGGGGGGCTCCCAGGCAAGgtggcccctccccacccagcccccctTCCTGCACTTAGTTTCTCCTCTGGATCAAACACGTAATAAAGAGAATGTTTGGAATCTGAGCTGCCTCCTGTTTCTCATCCCAACTGAGCAGGGACCCAGTCCCCATGGGCAAGATATGGCCCAGCCCACCTGCCTTGCTGGGAGAATTGATTGCTGTTTGGGGCCTGGGGGACAGTGCTGGGTGGACCCGTGGCCCTGACAAAGACAGTAAACCTGGGACCCTTAAACCAAAAGATTCAGTGAGCttgaaggttttatttttaaaaaacattgaaaaataaaccCATGTCTGCATATGTTCCCAACCCTCCTTACTCCAGGCTGGTGGACAGGGGGGGCACCCTCAGAGCTCCTCAGCATCCCCACCCCGGCCCCTGAAGACAGGAGAGCTAGCTCTCTGGCCCCAAGGGACCTTTCTGCCCACCTCCCCCCTCCAGcgccctccccacctcacccagACTTATTGCTacaagaagggaaagaggaagaacagCCAGCACATTAAACTGTccttgcccccaacccccacaCTATGGTCACTACCCCCTACACACGAAGGGCAGGACCAAAGGCCAAGCCGAGGCAGCCATTCCAGTCCCAGCCAGGAAAAGAAAGTACCCTCAGGCCACCTCACAAGGCCCCAGACCCTGGCCAGGCTTGGCCACCAGAAACAACGTGCAGAATCCACGGGGCCAGCTGTGCCCGTCGCGGCAGCCCCGGGTCCTCGAAAGACCTGGCGCGACCTCTAGTCCCTTCTGTCCTTGGTTTGAAGCTGGAGGTCCCCAGGGATGCCCAGCCGAGGGCTTCTGGAGCCTCTGGTTGGCGGAGAGCCTCAGCGCTCAGAGCGAGGGTGCCGGAGGCTCCAGAGGGGCTCCAATCAAGGTGGGTGGGGGCTGAGGGCCAGGGCGGGCACTGTGGCGGGATGCAGCCAGGGCAGGGCGGATGAGAGGTGGTGGTGGCTGGTTGGGGGCCAGCCGGGGCTGAAGGAAACGGCCCTGCTGGAGTGGGGGTGGCTGGCGAAgcagggtgggggcagtgggCAAGGGTGGCCTCAGCAGTGGGGGCGGCTGGGACAGCGaggtgggaggtggaggagggggcgGCGCAGGGGGCCCCGATCGGGGTCCCGACGTGGAGACGGATGTAATCTGGACCTGAGAGGAGACAGAAGAGTGAGAAACCAGGTTCGAGCATGCCCTCAGCCCAGTCTTTAAGGACGGAGGTGGTTCCTCTCTCTCCTCGCAgcatttctctctccccttctcaccTCATCATCTTCCTCTAGGGCTGGGGCTGGCAAGGGAGCCCCTCTCCTAGCCTCCTCCATGGGGACCGGGGCTCCAGGGGCCCCATCCTGCTCGGCCTCCCACTCCTGCAGCACCTCCTCCAGATTGAAGCGGCGCCGGTAGCTCACAAAGAAGGTCTTCACCTGGGTCAGAGTCTTGTTCCCAATCACCTCTGCAATAGCCCCAAAGTCTTTGCCATACCTACGGATGGCTGCAAGGGTCAAAAGGGCAGCAGAGTGTGAATACCGCCTTAGATCTAGTTACTTTCCTGATCCTTCCCCTCTGCCCCAGCTCCCTGGGGGGAAGGAGACATTCCTGGGGCCCTCTGTCCTCCCCAGAGCCTCACCCACCTTGTACGGCCAAGAGCTGCTCATCCGTGGTCCAGCGGGAGTTGAACTTGGTATTGGCCTACAGAGCAAGGCATGGATCCTTGAGACTCAAATATAGGGGAACAGAGGGCCTGCTCTCCAAACAAAACTCCCCTTTCTTGCTCTGCTGCCAGactccctcctgcccctcaaACTTGGAAGAGCAGCCTCACCTCAGGGGGGCGGAGTGGATCAATGCCGCCCTCCAGGGCTTGGCGGAGGCTGCTATTGGTCTGCTTCATGCTTTGCACCTGGGAAGGTAAGTCAAGGGAGGGCCATCATAGCAACCCTCACACAGCCATTTACCTCATCTCATCGCTCACAACCATTCAGCAGGGGAGACACACGGGTTCGCCCCTTTTCAAAGACTAgcattattgatttattttttaatgaccaaAAAAGAACATCAAGTTACCCAGAAACCCAGAGGATGGGAAAGATGCAGGCTTGGCAACCACACAACCTCCCTTACACCTCAGCTGCCCCCAGTCAAGAGTTCCCACCTGCCGACTGTCACCTCTCACAGCTCCTCCCTTCCCTGGGCCCCCTACCTGGCGCTTGAGGGAGATGAGCTGGGAGTCAAGGCCTCGAAGCGTGAGGTTAGCAAGGTCCGGGCTCCCCGACACTGCGGTGAGGCCCTCGGGGCTCAGGTACATGCCTTTGGGCGGGCGCCTCCGAGTTCTCAGAGGATGGTGGCGGTACTGGGAGCCCTGGGCCTCCTTCTTTCCTGGGCCTGGGCGGGTATTCAGGGGCCGAGAGGGCAGAGGCTGccagggaaaaaagaagaggtggGCGGCGCAGAGCCCAAGGAGAGGGCAGGCCAGCAGGCGGGCCAGCAGAGTCTACCCCCTCACCTCTCTCTTGGGGTCTCCAGCGTCCGGCTCCCCCTCACTCACGGCTCCTCGTCCCTCTTCAAGATCATCGCTGCTTACACGGGGGCCAAGGAGCGGGTGAGGCAGGGGCTAGGGCCTGCAGGAGCGCCGTCTACCCCCACCTACAGCTGCCCTGGGCCCCCACCTGTCTTCTTTGTCCTTTCGGCCCCCAAGCCGCCGAGCCTGTCTGTCCATCACACTGGTCCGGCTGCGGGTCTTCTTCCAAGAGTAGTAATACTTCACCAGGCTAGGAATCAGCTTGTCAggcagctgggggcagggggaacaCCAGAGGCTGGAGCCCACCTAAGACTCCAGGCCCCGGGAAGGCTTATCAGAAAGAAGGGGCCAAGGAGCGCCAACAGGGGTGGAGGGCTTTACCATCTGCTGGATCCGCTGGAAGCACTTGCCATGGAAGCCAAAGGCCTGTTCAAACAGCACCTTGTCCTCTACCGTCCACTCATCCGGGAATGGGGTGAAGTTGGCCAGGTCAGCCAGCGACTTCTCTACGTCGTGTTTATGCCACAGGAGCATGCCCAGTGCCTGGCCCAGGAGAGAGGAGGACTCAGGCTCAGCTGCCCCCAGCACGGTGCTGTCTCCTCCCCGAATCCCTGCGGGACGGAGGCTCACCTGCTCGATGTTGTAACCGTGCTTCTCCTTGGCCATCGCAATGTACTTGTCAACTGCAGAGGCGGGAGGAGCCAGCTCTTGGAGGAGGGGTTACAACTCCTAACCCAGGCCTGTCCGACCAGGGGTATGCCCCCAGGGACTAGGCCCCTGACCCTGAGCCCCAGggcaggggttgaacccacatgtcTCAGCCTCTAGCCCACTTCCGAGAAGAGCCAGCCGGCAGCTGATAGGAGAACCAGGCCCCCAGCTCCCAAGGGTATGCATGAACCCAGGGTCCCACCCCACTCACGCTTGGCATCTGACACACAGTGGTTGGGGGACCACACCAACATCCCCTTCAGCTCCTTGTTACTGTAGCGTGCGGGGCTCTCTGaaaggcagaggacagaggacacCATCACCCGGGTGGCCCTGGCCTGGACCCATGGCCAGAGGGTGGTGGAGTGAGGCCTGTGAGGTGAGGCCCAGAGGGGAAGGAGGGGCAGAGAACCAGACAGGAAGGCAGAGCAGGAAAACTAACCATGCCACAGGGCCGGCCACCCACACCCGCCTGTCCCACCAGTGGGCGCCAGTCAAGGGCTCCCCCAGGTGGGGCCCAGGGCCAAGCCACGGGCCTTCAAGTCCCCTCCCTTCACAGCCTGTCCTGCCACTCACCAGGCTTGCACTCCGGAATTACGGCCTGGTAATTGGTTCCAACGCGGATCATGCTGTCTGTGGAGCCAGGGGGAGGTAGTCAGGACTCCAGGGAGCGAGGGTGGGAGGATGGGAGGATGTGGCGGGGGAGGTGGCTGGCCTGGAGTTCTTCCTGACCACCCAGGGCCCCCACCTTCCAGGAGGCTCACTTTTCCCTGATCATCTCCTCAGTTACCCTCAATCACAGAAGGAGCTGGAAAAGGGAGAGACCTTGCCTAGCTATagcccggggggcggggggggtggcgTTGGGAAGGATAGGGGTCAGTTTTAAAGCCCAGGCCCAGCAGAGCCCTTTGTTCTGActtagtggggggggggggggggaaggggtTGGAGGGCTGCCCCTAGACCTGGGCCACAGCCCTGCAGGGAATCCAAGGCTCCTCCCCACCACATGAGCCTCACGGCTTGGTGTGGAGGTGTCTTTCCAGCTCCTGCCCCGGCCAGATCTCAGTCCTCTGCAAGGTGGTAAGGTATAAGGAGCCTAAGCTGTGAAAGGGAGGGACGCCTGAGTACCTCGGGGactgagggcagggaggggagaagcAGGACCGCCTCCCCGGCAGCTAGGGGCCCAGCCTCCAGATTCCCTGTGCCGGCTTGCGGGGAGCAAAGCAAAGGCTCCGATTCAAGGTGGGCAGGAACCATGCCTAATAGTACCCCTGGGGTCGGCAACTCTGCCCCGcgcgcctccccccgccccaggccGGTGCGCCTTTAACCCCAGGCTGCCGGGCTCACCGTGCGAGTGCTCTTCCTCGCTGCTGTCATCCTCCGAGTGCGGCTGTCCGCCGTTGGGCGCCGTCTTGGCCCGGCTGCGGGACAGGATCCCGGAGCCCGCGCTCGGCTTCTCCATCACCGAGGGCATTACCCCCGCCCAGCCGCCCCGGGGGGCGCGGGAGCCTTCGCAGAGCCGCGGTGGTTGCCGCGCTCGCCCGGAGTGCTGTGCCCGGCCCGGCCTGGAGGGGTCGCCACTGAGGCTACGAGAGCCAGGAGGTCAAGCGTGGCTAGGGTCCGGCGGGGCAGAAGCCCAGCGGGCAGCCCGGCGCTCTCCGCGACCCCCAGAGGTGAGGGCTTCAGAAAAGTTTGTGTAGAAGTGGGGTACGCGGGGTAAGAGCCGCAAGGTCCGGTCGGCTGCAGCGCGCTCGTTCTGTACGCCCCCACGGAATTGGGGGCTCCCCGGAGAAGTCGGGGCAACCTGCCCTCGGGGCGCCCTGGAGCCCCAATTGCCCGCCTGCCCACGCAGTTCAGCGAGCGGGCGCTGCGGCGCAACTgccgcccgcccccgcccctccccgcgaGCTCCGCGTGTCTCGGCTGCACCAGGATGCCCCAGTCCCGGGCGGGGACCCCTGTCCGGACCAGACCCCCGCCTGCGACGGCAGCCGGCGGCGGCGGGACGGCGCGCACGGCGCGCGGCGCTGGGGCAGAGTTGCCGGGAGGCGGGGGAGCGCAGCCGCGGGCGCCGCCTCGCACCCTAGCCGGcgcgctcgctcgctcgctcgctcgctcgctctccCCGGCGCGCTCGGGCTGCTCGCTCGCCCGCCCGCTCTCCGCCGCCGCTCGCTCCTCGCGCACACAATGAAGCTGCTGGCAGGGAAGTAGTGCCGGCTGCGGCCtcagcacccctcccccagccgATGCCTCCGCCAGCTGAACATctggccctggggtgggaggcagggcccggggggcggggcctgggggccGGGGCTAGACCTCCGGGGGGTGGGGTCAGGACCCGGGTGGCGCGCGCTTCCCTCTGCCGGGCCCCGGGGCTCGCAGACTTACCCCCCAGGGGGAGaccctctgccccccaccccacccccaggagtaGCCAGGGGTCAGCCCCACCCACGCGCACACCAGCCCCACACAGCAGCGGGCTCGGGTTACCGCCGCCTGCCCCGGGGGCCCTgaggccgcccgcccgcccgcccgggtGGAGCCCAGcttttccttccatttccctTCCTGCCAAGGaactccccgcccccccccttcCGCAGGGggaacccccccacacacacacacttcatgcGCCCTTGGGGGCCAGAGCGGATGGGAGGCCGGACAGGCGAGGATTGAATTCCTCCAAGAGCTACTGGGCCAAGGAGCCTGGCTTCTGGTGTGCATCACTCGGTCCCCAGGGGTCACCTCAATTCCCTTTAACGGCTGCAGTGCGCACCCCAAAACAGTGGCCCATGGGGTTGCGGGATGGGGCATGGGAAGTGCAGGGGAAGACCTGGACTGCAGAGTGGGGGGAAAACTAGGGGTCTGTCTTCCCCCCCATCCACGCCCGCCCCGAGTTCACTGTCACCCCAGCGGGGCGGagagccccctcccccaggacgGGCACGGGCAGCGTGACAGACCGGGAAGCGGGTAGCGCGGCACAGACGgagaggggggagggggtgggcagagaCTTTCAAAGCCAGACCCAGCCACCCTGCCAGGCACACAAAGAACCAGCACACACACCGGCGGCGGCGGCTCGGAGCCTGCGAGCCGCGCCGGTGCCCGTCCCCGCCGCCCCAGGCACGTGCTGCGGCGCACACAGGCCAAGGCCCCCTCCCGCCCGCGGCCCCTCCCACCCGAACCCCAGACTCCCAGACGCACCTCCGCCCGGGCACACCCCGCTGTGCCCAGGCTGAGCCGAGCCGGCGCTCgcaccctcccctcccttcccttcccttcccttcctcggCCACTCTGTAATCAGATTCCTAAATTTAGAAGCAACCCCGGGCCCAGCCAGGGGTCCCCGCCCCCACACGCTGCCTGCGGCCAGCCGGCCGGGGTCCTGCGGTCGGGCCACGACCCGGCCGGGGCCTCCAGGTCCCGGGGGCTCCTGAGGGCGGCTGGGCAGAGTCAGGCCCTACCCCACCCCGCTGCGGTGCTGTCGGGCCACAACTGGGGCCACCCAGCCAGCGGCCACGTTGCCCGCCACACCTCCGGCCAGAGCGCTGGGGCCTTTTTCCTCCTCTTAAATCATGGGTTGGGCACCAAGCCCCAGGGTAGGGAGGTCTGTATAGAGGAGAACGAATAGGCCAAGGGCAGGTCTGAGCTGTGAGGTCGGCTACAAATGAAAAGAGCCTCCTCAGCCTAAGCCCTCCTGAGTGGCAGggtgccaccccacccccagcacctccAATCTTTAGGGAGCCTCTCCTCTCTGTCCCCTCCCGCCTGGCAGGCAGCCAGGGCTGCTCACAGCTCTCTCCTATGATGGAGTCTTCCATTTTGCCCACAGCAGCCCCCCATTAGGCAGGGCCTCGGCTGAGTCCCCTAATTCCCCCTCGCCTCTTTTCCATACTCATACTCAGGGTCCAGGGCCCAGCATCTCACCTCACCCCCAGACCTCAGCATCATGCTCATTCTGGCCTCCCTCCTCCCAGGCTGCCCCAGGTACCCCCAGTCACCAGCATCCTGCCATCCTTTGCACCCTGCCCCCCATAAGGAGGTAGCTGTGTTCTCACTTCTCCCTGGAGCCTGGAGCTCAGGGCCAGAGAAGATTCTActctggaggtgggggcagggagagaaggctTATGCCTTGGAGTTGCAGAGGAGGGGGGGCAGTCTGCGGACCCTGATGTGATGAGGCTTCTGCCTAGGAGGTGGGACACCACATGGGAAGGGTATCCTAGGAATTTGGGGATGACGGTGGGGGCCACGATGTCCAGAGAGGAGGTACATTCCTAGTGAGCAAACCTCCCCAAGGGGCATCCTTACAGGGTtaggagggggaggggcaaggccccaccctcccacctgcTGCAGCCACCCCCCCTCCCCAGCTGGCCCCCTCTTTTGTGCAAAGCCACACAAAGGACAAGGGGCCCCGGCCGGCCTGGCCATCTGCTCCCAGCAGCCAGAAGGCTCTTAAAGAGACAgcaccccctccctgccctggggcTGTAGGGTGCAATAGACCGGGTGCTCCAACAAAGCCTGGTCTCAGCGGTACCCCACGTGCCGCCCACTTTTCCCtggctcccccagccccaggtgAGGAATCCTCTCCCAGAGCACCGAGGTGCCACGTGGCCTGGAACACAGAGGTATGGGAGGGGGAGCAAGGAGGCAGCCAGGGACCagcccctcctctcctgccttaggcggaggggctgggggagctcAGCACTGGGGTCCATCGGCTCCCTGAGGCCACCTCGGAGCTTTGTGAGGGCCGCTGGTCTCCTGGAGTGCCCTCCCTCCCAGGGAGCTCCCCTAGCCCTTCCTCAGGGAGGATGCTGGTGCTTGCTTTTTGAGGCCTGCAGGCCACTGGGCAGGAGCCCAGTGATCTGATCCGGGCACATTTGTTTCCTGCGTTttccagttgaggaaactgaggcttggcacTGCCCCCACAGGGGCCTCCACGAAACTAAAGCCGCAGGCTGTGTCCGAAGGCGGCCTCCTGCCGCCCACCCAGGCCAGATAAGGCTCCTCACCCTGAGATCTCCAGGGAAGCCAGAGCCTTTGCCACACTGCTAGGGATACAAGTTTACAATATTTTTGTGATTGTTTACTTCTCCACTGTCTCCCTGCTGAGCCACCGGCAGGGATTAGGTCCTCTGTGTTCACTGCTGTGTTCTCAGCGCCTGGtatatagtaggcactcaatgtttgctgaataaatgccAGAAGCCCCCAAATGCTTCCTCTTCActgttcctctgtcctctgcGCGTTAGGCAtctcaccccctccctcctcctcgaGGTGAAGCAGAGGGGACAAAGGTCGAAGCAGGATGctgggagagaaaaggagggtgaccttgaacaagccctcagcctcccctctccctcctcccaaagGCGGGGGCGGCTCCAGCCAATCCCGAACCCGTAGCCCT is part of the Bos javanicus breed banteng chromosome 29, ARS-OSU_banteng_1.0, whole genome shotgun sequence genome and harbors:
- the RCOR2 gene encoding REST corepressor 2 isoform X2, producing MPSVMEKPSAGSGILSRSRAKTAPNGGQPHSEDDSSEEEHSHDSMIRVGTNYQAVIPECKPESPARYSNKELKGMLVWSPNHCVSDAKLDKYIAMAKEKHGYNIEQALGMLLWHKHDVEKSLADLANFTPFPDEWTVEDKVLFEQAFGFHGKCFQRIQQMLPDKLIPSLVKYYYSWKKTRSRTSVMDRQARRLGGRKDKEDSDDLEEGRGAVSEGEPDAGDPKREPLPSRPLNTRPGPGKKEAQGSQYRHHPLRTRRRPPKGMYLSPEGLTAVSGSPDLANLTLRGLDSQLISLKRQVQSMKQTNSSLRQALEGGIDPLRPPEANTKFNSRWTTDEQLLAVQGPDYIRLHVGTPIGAPCAAPSSTSHLAVPAAPTAEATLAHCPHPASPATPTPAGPFPSAPAGPQPATTTSHPPCPGCIPPQCPPWPSAPTHLDWSPSGASGTLALSAEALRQPEAPEALGWASLGTSSFKPRTEGTRGRARSFEDPGLPRRAQLAPWILHVVSGGQAWPGSGAL
- the RCOR2 gene encoding REST corepressor 2 isoform X1, with the translated sequence MPSVMEKPSAGSGILSRSRAKTAPNGGQPHSEDDSSEEEHSHDSMIRVGTNYQAVIPECKPESPARYSNKELKGMLVWSPNHCVSDAKLDKYIAMAKEKHGYNIEQALGMLLWHKHDVEKSLADLANFTPFPDEWTVEDKVLFEQAFGFHGKCFQRIQQMLPDKLIPSLVKYYYSWKKTRSRTSVMDRQARRLGGRKDKEDSDDLEEGRGAVSEGEPDAGDPKREPLPSRPLNTRPGPGKKEAQGSQYRHHPLRTRRRPPKGMYLSPEGLTAVSGSPDLANLTLRGLDSQLISLKRQVQSMKQTNSSLRQALEGGIDPLRPPEANTKFNSRWTTDEQLLAVQAIRRYGKDFGAIAEVIGNKTLTQVKTFFVSYRRRFNLEEVLQEWEAEQDGAPGAPVPMEEARRGAPLPAPALEEDDEVQITSVSTSGPRSGPPAPPPPPPPTSLSQPPPLLRPPLPTAPTLLRQPPPLQQGRFLQPRLAPNQPPPPLIRPALAASRHSARPGPQPPPTLIGAPLEPPAPSL